Proteins from one Ricinus communis isolate WT05 ecotype wild-type chromosome 9, ASM1957865v1, whole genome shotgun sequence genomic window:
- the LOC8280219 gene encoding stem-specific protein TSJT1, producing the protein MLAVFDNTVAKCPDALQSPHSASSSALKDGFLAKHFGSIHPASVTVNLGTAGIIAYSLDKQNPLLPRLFAVVDDIFCLFQGHIENIAVLKQQYGLNKTANEVIIVIEAFRTLRDRGPYPADQVVRDIQGKFAFVLYDSTSKATFIAADADGSVPFFWGADSERHLVLSDDAQILQQACGKSFAPFPKGCFFTTSGGLRSYEHPLNELKPVPRVDSSGQVCGATFKVDAETKKEGGMPRVGSAYDWSSNY; encoded by the exons atgctGGCAGTTTTTGACAATACGGTTGCAAAATGCCCTGATGCTTTGCAGAGTCCACACTCTGCCTCTTCATCGGCTTTAAAAGATGGGTTCTTGGCAAAGCATTTTGGATCAATTCACCCGGCTTCTGTCACTGTCAATCTTGGTACTGCTGGGATCATTGCTTACTCTCTTGATAAGCAAAACCCTCTCCTCCCTAG ATTATTTGCAGTTGTAGACGACATTTTCTGCTTGTTCCAAGGCCACATTGAGAATATTGCTGTTCTTAAGCAGCAATATGGCTTAAACAAAACTGCAAACGAGGTGATCATTGTTATTGAAGCTTTCAGAACCCTTAGAGACCGAGGGCCTTATCCTGCTGATCAGGTTGTCAGAGATATCCAAGGGAAATTTGCTTTTGTTCTATACGATAGCACTTCAAAGGCCACATTTATAGCTGCT GATGCTGATGGAAGTGTGCCCTTTTTCTGGGGAGCTGATTCTGAACGTCATCTTGTTCTTTCAGATGATGCCCAGATTTTGCAACAGGCCTGTGGGAAATCGTTTGCACCATTCCCTAAAG GATGCTTCTTTACGACTTCGGGAGGCTTGAGAAGCTATGAGCACCCTCTGAATGAGTTGAAGCCAGTTCCTAGAGTAGACAGTTCAGGTCAGGTTTGTGGTGCAACTTTCAAGGTGGATGCAGAGACCAAGAAGGAAGGCGGCATGCCAAGAGTTGGGAGCGCTTATGACTGGTCATCAAATTACTAA
- the LOC8280218 gene encoding meiotic recombination protein DMC1 homolog isoform X3, whose product MIATLKAEEQSQLQLVEREDIDDEEDLFEAIDKLIAQGINAGDVKKLQDAGIYTCNGLMMHTKKNLTGIKGLSEAKVDKICEAAEKIVNFGYITGSDALLRRKQVVRITTGSQALDELLGGGIETLCITEAFGEFRSGKTQLAHTLCVSTQLPTNMRGGNGKVAYIDTEGTFRPDRIVPIAERFGMDPGAVLDNIIYARAYTYEHQYNLLLGLAAKMSEEPFRLLIVDSVIALFRVDFTGRGELAERQQKLAQMLSRLTKIAEEFNVAVYMTNQVIADPGGGVFISDPKKPAGGHVLAHAATIRLMFRKGKGEQRVCKVFDAPNLPEAEAVFQITPGGIADAKD is encoded by the exons ATGATTGCTACTCTCAA aGCCGAAGAGCAAAGTCAGTTACAGCTCGTGGAACGAGAAGACATCGATGACGAAGAGGATTTGTTCGAAGCAATTGACAAGT TGATAGCTCAAGGAATCAACGCTGGAGATGTAAAGAAACTTCAAGATGCAGGGATTTACACCTGCAATGGCTTGATGATGCACACAAAAAAg AATCTGACAGGAATTAAAGGATTATCTGAGGCTAAAGTTGATAAGATATGTGAAGCTGCTGAAAAGATAGTG AATTTTGGTTATATAACAGGAAGTGATGCTCTGCTAAGA AGGAAACAAGTAGTTCGTATCACAACCGGAAGTCAAGCACTTGATGAACTATTaggag GTGGGATTGAAACTCTATGTATTACGGAAGCTTTTGGGGAATTCCG ATCTGGAAAAACACAGCTTGCTCATACTCTCTGTGTTTCTACACAG CTTCCTACTAACATGCGGGGAGGGAATGGAAAGGTTGCTTATATTGATACTGAAGGAACTTT CCGACCTGATAGGATTGTTCCTATTGCTGAAAGATTTGGCATGGATCCAGGAGCAGTCCTTGACAAT ATCATTTATGCTCGTGCATATACATATGAGCATCAATATAACCTGCTTCTTGGCCTGGCTGCAAAAATGTCTGAAGAGCCATTCAGACTTCTG ATTGTGGATTCAGTGATTGCGCTGTTTCGAGTGGATTTCACAGGAAGAGGAGAACTTGCAGAGCGCCAG CAAAAGTTGGCACAGATGCTTTCTCGATTAACAAAGATAGCTGAGGAGTTCAATGTTGCAGTGTACATGACTAACCAAG TTATAGCTGACCCAGGCGGAGGAGTGTTCATATCAGATCCAAAAAAACCTGCAGGAGGTCATGTGCTTGCCCACGCGGCTACAATTAGGTTGATGTTCAGGAAAGGCAAAGGGGAACAACGCGTCTGCAAGGTGTTTGATGCTCCAAATCTGCCAGAGGCTGAAGCA GTATTTCAGATAACACCAGGGGGTATTGCAGATGCAAAGGACTAG
- the LOC8280218 gene encoding meiotic recombination protein DMC1 homolog isoform X2: MIATLKAEEQSQLQLVEREDIDDEEDLFEAIDKLIAQGINAGDVKKLQDAGIYTCNGLMMHTKKNFGYITGSDALLRRKQVVRITTGSQALDELLGGGIETLCITEAFGEFRSGKTQLAHTLCVSTQLPTNMRGGNGKVAYIDTEGTFRPDRIVPIAERFGMDPGAVLDNIIYARAYTYEHQYNLLLGLAAKMSEEPFRLLIVDSVIALFRVDFTGRGELAERQQKLAQMLSRLTKIAEEFNVAVYMTNQVIADPGGGVFISDPKKPAGGHVLAHAATIRLMFRKGKGEQRVCKVFDAPNLPEAEAISLVTVIVLLPFSHRKSSIGIKPNMFVGGRTLNHLGKMESHLIISQIIA, translated from the exons ATGATTGCTACTCTCAA aGCCGAAGAGCAAAGTCAGTTACAGCTCGTGGAACGAGAAGACATCGATGACGAAGAGGATTTGTTCGAAGCAATTGACAAGT TGATAGCTCAAGGAATCAACGCTGGAGATGTAAAGAAACTTCAAGATGCAGGGATTTACACCTGCAATGGCTTGATGATGCACACAAAAAAg AATTTTGGTTATATAACAGGAAGTGATGCTCTGCTAAGA AGGAAACAAGTAGTTCGTATCACAACCGGAAGTCAAGCACTTGATGAACTATTaggag GTGGGATTGAAACTCTATGTATTACGGAAGCTTTTGGGGAATTCCG ATCTGGAAAAACACAGCTTGCTCATACTCTCTGTGTTTCTACACAG CTTCCTACTAACATGCGGGGAGGGAATGGAAAGGTTGCTTATATTGATACTGAAGGAACTTT CCGACCTGATAGGATTGTTCCTATTGCTGAAAGATTTGGCATGGATCCAGGAGCAGTCCTTGACAAT ATCATTTATGCTCGTGCATATACATATGAGCATCAATATAACCTGCTTCTTGGCCTGGCTGCAAAAATGTCTGAAGAGCCATTCAGACTTCTG ATTGTGGATTCAGTGATTGCGCTGTTTCGAGTGGATTTCACAGGAAGAGGAGAACTTGCAGAGCGCCAG CAAAAGTTGGCACAGATGCTTTCTCGATTAACAAAGATAGCTGAGGAGTTCAATGTTGCAGTGTACATGACTAACCAAG TTATAGCTGACCCAGGCGGAGGAGTGTTCATATCAGATCCAAAAAAACCTGCAGGAGGTCATGTGCTTGCCCACGCGGCTACAATTAGGTTGATGTTCAGGAAAGGCAAAGGGGAACAACGCGTCTGCAAGGTGTTTGATGCTCCAAATCTGCCAGAGGCTGAAGCAATATCCTTAGTCACAGTCATTGTATTGCTTCCATTTTCACATAGGAAAAGCAGCATAGGCATCAAACCTAATATGTTTGTGGGCGGTAGAACTCTGAACCACCTAGGAAAAATGGAATCGCATCTTATAATAAGTCAAATTATCGCATAG
- the LOC8280218 gene encoding meiotic recombination protein DMC1 homolog isoform X4, giving the protein MIATLKAEEQSQLQLVEREDIDDEEDLFEAIDKLIAQGINAGDVKKLQDAGIYTCNGLMMHTKKRKQVVRITTGSQALDELLGGGIETLCITEAFGEFRSGKTQLAHTLCVSTQLPTNMRGGNGKVAYIDTEGTFRPDRIVPIAERFGMDPGAVLDNIIYARAYTYEHQYNLLLGLAAKMSEEPFRLLIVDSVIALFRVDFTGRGELAERQQKLAQMLSRLTKIAEEFNVAVYMTNQVIADPGGGVFISDPKKPAGGHVLAHAATIRLMFRKGKGEQRVCKVFDAPNLPEAEAISLVTVIVLLPFSHRKSSIGIKPNMFVGGRTLNHLGKMESHLIISQIIA; this is encoded by the exons ATGATTGCTACTCTCAA aGCCGAAGAGCAAAGTCAGTTACAGCTCGTGGAACGAGAAGACATCGATGACGAAGAGGATTTGTTCGAAGCAATTGACAAGT TGATAGCTCAAGGAATCAACGCTGGAGATGTAAAGAAACTTCAAGATGCAGGGATTTACACCTGCAATGGCTTGATGATGCACACAAAAAAg AGGAAACAAGTAGTTCGTATCACAACCGGAAGTCAAGCACTTGATGAACTATTaggag GTGGGATTGAAACTCTATGTATTACGGAAGCTTTTGGGGAATTCCG ATCTGGAAAAACACAGCTTGCTCATACTCTCTGTGTTTCTACACAG CTTCCTACTAACATGCGGGGAGGGAATGGAAAGGTTGCTTATATTGATACTGAAGGAACTTT CCGACCTGATAGGATTGTTCCTATTGCTGAAAGATTTGGCATGGATCCAGGAGCAGTCCTTGACAAT ATCATTTATGCTCGTGCATATACATATGAGCATCAATATAACCTGCTTCTTGGCCTGGCTGCAAAAATGTCTGAAGAGCCATTCAGACTTCTG ATTGTGGATTCAGTGATTGCGCTGTTTCGAGTGGATTTCACAGGAAGAGGAGAACTTGCAGAGCGCCAG CAAAAGTTGGCACAGATGCTTTCTCGATTAACAAAGATAGCTGAGGAGTTCAATGTTGCAGTGTACATGACTAACCAAG TTATAGCTGACCCAGGCGGAGGAGTGTTCATATCAGATCCAAAAAAACCTGCAGGAGGTCATGTGCTTGCCCACGCGGCTACAATTAGGTTGATGTTCAGGAAAGGCAAAGGGGAACAACGCGTCTGCAAGGTGTTTGATGCTCCAAATCTGCCAGAGGCTGAAGCAATATCCTTAGTCACAGTCATTGTATTGCTTCCATTTTCACATAGGAAAAGCAGCATAGGCATCAAACCTAATATGTTTGTGGGCGGTAGAACTCTGAACCACCTAGGAAAAATGGAATCGCATCTTATAATAAGTCAAATTATCGCATAG
- the LOC8280218 gene encoding meiotic recombination protein DMC1 homolog isoform X1, whose amino-acid sequence MIATLKAEEQSQLQLVEREDIDDEEDLFEAIDKLIAQGINAGDVKKLQDAGIYTCNGLMMHTKKNLTGIKGLSEAKVDKICEAAEKIVNFGYITGSDALLRRKQVVRITTGSQALDELLGGGIETLCITEAFGEFRSGKTQLAHTLCVSTQLPTNMRGGNGKVAYIDTEGTFRPDRIVPIAERFGMDPGAVLDNIIYARAYTYEHQYNLLLGLAAKMSEEPFRLLIVDSVIALFRVDFTGRGELAERQQKLAQMLSRLTKIAEEFNVAVYMTNQVIADPGGGVFISDPKKPAGGHVLAHAATIRLMFRKGKGEQRVCKVFDAPNLPEAEAISLVTVIVLLPFSHRKSSIGIKPNMFVGGRTLNHLGKMESHLIISQIIA is encoded by the exons ATGATTGCTACTCTCAA aGCCGAAGAGCAAAGTCAGTTACAGCTCGTGGAACGAGAAGACATCGATGACGAAGAGGATTTGTTCGAAGCAATTGACAAGT TGATAGCTCAAGGAATCAACGCTGGAGATGTAAAGAAACTTCAAGATGCAGGGATTTACACCTGCAATGGCTTGATGATGCACACAAAAAAg AATCTGACAGGAATTAAAGGATTATCTGAGGCTAAAGTTGATAAGATATGTGAAGCTGCTGAAAAGATAGTG AATTTTGGTTATATAACAGGAAGTGATGCTCTGCTAAGA AGGAAACAAGTAGTTCGTATCACAACCGGAAGTCAAGCACTTGATGAACTATTaggag GTGGGATTGAAACTCTATGTATTACGGAAGCTTTTGGGGAATTCCG ATCTGGAAAAACACAGCTTGCTCATACTCTCTGTGTTTCTACACAG CTTCCTACTAACATGCGGGGAGGGAATGGAAAGGTTGCTTATATTGATACTGAAGGAACTTT CCGACCTGATAGGATTGTTCCTATTGCTGAAAGATTTGGCATGGATCCAGGAGCAGTCCTTGACAAT ATCATTTATGCTCGTGCATATACATATGAGCATCAATATAACCTGCTTCTTGGCCTGGCTGCAAAAATGTCTGAAGAGCCATTCAGACTTCTG ATTGTGGATTCAGTGATTGCGCTGTTTCGAGTGGATTTCACAGGAAGAGGAGAACTTGCAGAGCGCCAG CAAAAGTTGGCACAGATGCTTTCTCGATTAACAAAGATAGCTGAGGAGTTCAATGTTGCAGTGTACATGACTAACCAAG TTATAGCTGACCCAGGCGGAGGAGTGTTCATATCAGATCCAAAAAAACCTGCAGGAGGTCATGTGCTTGCCCACGCGGCTACAATTAGGTTGATGTTCAGGAAAGGCAAAGGGGAACAACGCGTCTGCAAGGTGTTTGATGCTCCAAATCTGCCAGAGGCTGAAGCAATATCCTTAGTCACAGTCATTGTATTGCTTCCATTTTCACATAGGAAAAGCAGCATAGGCATCAAACCTAATATGTTTGTGGGCGGTAGAACTCTGAACCACCTAGGAAAAATGGAATCGCATCTTATAATAAGTCAAATTATCGCATAG